Proteins from a genomic interval of Actinoalloteichus hymeniacidonis:
- a CDS encoding GntR family transcriptional regulator, translating into MIHFRVSPSSGVPPYLQLVHQVEQGIALGYLNRGDQLPTVKGVARMLAINPNTVLKAYRELENKGLVQGRPGRGTFVSAEAENPLPEGSHDELRRTLAEWIRSARAAGLDADRMTGLFNTVLHESDPKEKAE; encoded by the coding sequence ATGATCCATTTCAGAGTCAGCCCCAGTTCGGGGGTGCCGCCCTATCTCCAACTCGTCCACCAGGTCGAGCAGGGGATCGCTCTCGGCTACCTGAACCGGGGAGACCAACTTCCGACTGTCAAGGGGGTGGCGCGCATGTTGGCGATCAATCCGAACACGGTGCTCAAGGCCTACCGCGAGCTGGAGAACAAAGGTCTCGTCCAGGGCAGGCCCGGTCGCGGGACCTTCGTCTCCGCCGAAGCCGAGAACCCGTTGCCGGAGGGCAGCCACGACGAACTCCGCCGGACGCTCGCAGAGTGGATCCGCAGTGCCCGCGCGGCAGGTCTGGACGCCGATCGAATGACCGGGCTGTTCAACACGGTGCTGCACGAGAGTGACCCGAAGGAGAAAGCAGAATGA
- a CDS encoding DUF3515 domain-containing protein, producing MTEADPGKAPRPLVVAAIGLPLALAVAVGVLALNAPEESSIDAATPAVDRTGPLPLVEVPAEDAESAECESLTAALPEELSSGDQTLNRRELMDPAPVGAAAWGNAEHDPVVLRCGLGTPAELTSTSALVDVSGVQWLEIRGEGSTTWTAVDRPVSVALTTPDGTGSGALQGASAAIGEALPAVEIEIN from the coding sequence ATGACCGAAGCAGATCCGGGGAAGGCCCCACGGCCGCTGGTCGTGGCGGCGATCGGACTCCCTCTCGCATTGGCGGTGGCCGTCGGGGTGCTGGCGCTCAATGCACCGGAGGAGAGTTCGATCGACGCTGCGACACCAGCGGTCGACCGCACCGGTCCGCTGCCGTTGGTCGAGGTACCGGCCGAAGACGCCGAGTCGGCCGAGTGTGAGTCGCTCACGGCCGCACTTCCCGAGGAGCTGTCCTCCGGAGACCAGACGCTGAACCGACGCGAGCTGATGGACCCGGCACCGGTCGGGGCGGCCGCGTGGGGCAACGCGGAGCACGATCCGGTGGTGCTGCGTTGCGGCCTCGGGACCCCCGCCGAGCTGACGTCGACCTCGGCATTGGTGGACGTGTCCGGCGTGCAGTGGCTGGAGATCCGAGGTGAGGGTTCGACGACCTGGACCGCCGTGGACCGGCCGGTCAGCGTTGCGTTGACCACACCCGACGGCACGGGCAGCGGCGCCTTGCAGGGCGCCTCCGCCGCGATCGGCGAGGCACTGCCCGCCGTGGAGATCGAGATCAACTGA